The DNA region TGGGCAACTCAATACACCGAAACATACTTACCTATATATTCAAATTCTTCCGCTATACCCTGCGGACAAACTACTACCTGGATCACAAGTTGGGATTGAGCTTCAGGCTGGATCCGCTCATTCTGGCCCCCATGCCCAAGGCGGAGAGGCCCTTTGGCGTCTATTGCTTTCACGGGCCTTACAGCTTCGCCTTCCAGGTCAGATACCGGGATTCGGCGCGGGGTGGCGTGCGGGTGGTACGAACCTGGAGCCAGGAGCAATTCGAGATCGAGTCCAATCGGCTTTTTGACGAAGTCACCAAATTGGCCAGCGCACAACAGTTCAAGAACAAGGACATTCCCGAGGGCGGCTCCAAGGCGGTCATTCTGCTCGGTCCCGAAGGGAACATCGATCTGGCCGTGAAGTCCATGGTGGATTCCTTCCTCGACCTTCTGGTCATTCCGCAAGGCTCAAAGGAATTTGTCCAGCCGGGTATCGTCGATTATCTGGGTCGCGAGGAAATCATATTCCTCGGACCGGACGAGAATATCACGTCCGAGCATATTCAGTGGATAGCGGATCGGGCCGAAAAGCGCGGGTACAAGTGGCCCAGTGCCTTCATGAGTTCCAAGCCCGGCGCCGGGATTGCGCACAAAAAATATGGCGTCACCTCCGAGGGGGTTATCGTTTTTGCCGACGAATTGTTGCGCACCTTGAACATTGACCCGAAAAACGAGCCGTTCACCGTGAAGCTCACGGGCGGCCCGGCCGGAGACGTGGCCTCCAATGTCATGCGTATCCTCATGCGGGAATACGGAGACAATGCCCGTATCGTGGCCATGACCGACGGTCATGGTGCGGCCTACGATCCCGACGGAATGGACCATCAGGAGCTGATCCGGCTTATGGACGGCAATCTGAAGGCCGCCGATTTCGATAAGGCCAAACTCAAGGGCGAAGGTGCACTGGTGGTTTCCGTAGGCGACCCGGACGGCACACGTATCCGCAATACCCTGCACAACACGGCCGTTGCCGATCTCTTCATTCCCTCCGGCGGAAGGCCCGACACCATGAACATGTCCAATTGGAAGGAGTTCCTCCGCAAGGACGGCACCCCGTCGGCCAAGGGCATTGTGGAGGGGGCCAACATCTTCATCTCGTCCGATGCCCGCGCCGAGCTTGAAAGGGTAGGGGTGCTGGTCGTGCCCGGTCCTTCGGCCAACAAGACCGGCGTCATTTGCTCGTCCTACGAAATCCTGGCCGGTCTCATCCTGAACGAGGCTGAGTTCATGGAGATCAAGGACGAGTACATTGTCCAATTGCTGGATATTCTCAGGGCGCGGGCCAGGGCGGAAGCCCGCCTGCTCATGCGCGAGTTCAAGCTGGCCGGGGGCGCCAGGACCATCACCCAGCTTTCCTTTGAACTGTCGGAATCCATCAACTCACTGGCCGATCGGGTCCTGCAGGTGCTGGAAAGCACCGTCGGGAAGGTTGCCGACGATCCCGAACTGGTCCAGGTCCTACTCGCCTATTGTCCGGCAGTCCTGGTCGAAAAGCATCGCGATCGGGTTGTCAACGACATTCCGCGCGGCCACCAGCTTGCATTGCTGGCGGCGTATGTTTCGGCCAAGATGCTGTATCAGGAGGGCATGGGCTGGGCCGATCGCCTTGTCTCTCTGAGGGACGTCCGGGAGGTGGTCTTCACCTACCTGGCACAGGAAAAGACCGTGATCGGCCTGATGGCCGAGGTCCGGGAAGCAGGTCTGGCACATGCCGACCTCATCGATGGGATTCTCGACTTTTCCGGCAGGAAGATGTTGACTTTGAACCGACTTGGTCTGGGCTAACCAGCCGCATTGCTACACTATACTGGCCCGGCAGACGGTTGTATCCGAAATCGTCTGCCGGGCCTTTGTATTTGAGGTATTGTACCAGTGCTTGACAATTGTTTGGACTCGACATACTCTAACTATAAATGAACACTTACTCATGTGAGGCAAATTATGTCGAATGTGGCATGTAGCAATACGGAACAGCATATGCAGAACGTGAATTCGGCCAAAAAGGCCATGCTGAATGAACGTGATTTTCTTTTCCTGGCCGAGCTTTTCAAGGCATTGGGTGACTATACCCGTGTCCGCATCCTCTATGCCCTGTCAGTAGGTGAATTGTGCGTTTGTGCCTTGGCCGAGGTTCTGGATATGTCACAATCCGCAATTTCTCATCAACTTCGGCTGCTTCGGGCCGCCAGGCTGGTCAGGTATCGCAAGGAAGGGAAAAACGTATTCTACTCCCTGGATGACAACCATGTCCGCAACATGGTTTCTCAGGGGTTGGATCATATCAGGGAAGAAGGCTGATCCGGCCTTTTTCTTTTTTTTGCCAACACTTATGAACACATACTCATCCGTAGCGCGGGTGGTTAATAAAGGAATTGTTGAATGATGGATATCATCCTGAAAATATTGGCCGAATCCTGGCATGTGCTGGTGGAGGCCGCTCCGTATGTCCTGTTCGGTTTTTTCGTGGCGGGTCTGCTCAAGGGGTTCGTGTCCGATGCCTTCATGGCCAGGCACCTGGGCGGCAAGTCCATTGGGTCCGTGCTCAAGGCGGCGGTCATCGGCGTGCCTCTGCCCCTGTGTTCCTGCGGCGTGCTGCCCGCAGCACTGGGGCTGCGCAGACAGGGGGCGAGCAAGGGGGCGACCACGGCCTTCATGATATCCACGCCCGAGACCGGTGTGGATTCCATGGCTGTGACCTATGCTCTCATCGACCCTGTCATGATGGTGATTCGACCCATTGCCGCTATGTTGACGGCGGTTTTTGCCGGGGTGTTGGTCAACGCGTTTCCGGACAAGGGTGATGAAAATCCGCCCTTGGCGGTTGTGGCGAATGGTCCGGCTCCATGCGTCAGCGGTGGGTGCGGGTGCAGTAGCGGGTCCTGTTCTACAGCAGAGGACAAGTCAATCCGTGGCCGTTTTCTGTTCGGCATGGACTACGCTTTTGGGGAAATGATCGGGGATATTGGCCGCTGGTTGATCGTGGGTGTGGTCATTGCCGGTGTCATCGGTGCAATTGTGCCCACTGATGCGTTGGATCAATATGTCGGAACCGGTTTCTTTTCCTATCTGGTCATGCTGGTGGTGGCCCTGCCGCTGTATGTCTGCGCCACAGCCTCCACCCCCATCGCCGCCTCGCTCCTGCTCAAGGGGCTGTCCCCGGGCGCGGCCCTGGTTTTTTTGCTGGCCGGACCGGCCACCAACGGCGCGACCATCACGGTCATGCTCAAGACCCTCGGAAAGCGGGCTGCCGGGATATACGTACTTTCCATCATTATTTGTTCCCTGGGGCTGGCCTGGGCCACGGATCAGTTGTATCTGGCCCTGAATCTGGATATCCGGGCTGTGGTCTCCACGGTGGATGAACTGTTGCCGCATTGGATGGGAGTGGGCGCAGCCGTGATCACGCTTCTGCTCGTGGCCAGGAGTTTTGTCCGGGGACATTCGCATCATTGAGTTGCGTAAAAGCCATTTTATATGCGGATTAATGGTTTTCATCATGTATCATGTATGCTAGGGCCTAATTGTTTGTTTTAATGATAATCAACAGGCAGTTGGAGTTGATATGATGAAAATGAGTTTGATGGTGTGCACGGCGTTTTTATTGCTTTTTGGGGGGTGTAACGGCAAACGGGTCAGTCCGGTTGATCCGAACGTCTATCAGGGTGCCGGTTGTCCGACGGTTGTCCTGGCTGAAGATATGCGCCATGTCACAGGACCTGATCAAGAAAGCCTACCAGGGCAATACGCGGGTCCGATATGTCCGATTTTTAATTCTGATGTCAGTATTAGTGTTGTGAATGACGTGTATGTTTCTGCCGTTGACGATGTTCCAATTGATCTTTGCATACTTAATCGGGAAACCTTGAGGGGGGCCCGTGGCGGGTGGGTCCTGCAGGAAGGTGACCAGGTAAGCCTGAACGGCAAGTATTATCATGAATCTTTTAGCTTTGTTAACCTTGAAAGCGAAAAACCCGGCGTGGATATTTTCAAAAAGTACCTTGCCGATCTGGGATATACGGCTACTGGCCCGGGTTTTATAGTCTATCGGGTGGGAAGGAATGTTGGTCCCAGAATTCGATTTAAAATAGTGTATTTATACAATCTCGAGAAGCTGCCTCCGACAGTCGAAAGGACAGAGGATTCTTTGAAGGCGTTCATGCGTGAGCAATTTGGAGAGCGGGTCAGCATTTCCTAGTCCGGGCAGGAAAACAACGAATAACGGCGGACAGGTCACATCCTGTCCGCTTTTCTTTCTGGTTTTGCCGTGTTAAATCATCGCCAGCAAAGTTAAGGGGAAGTGTTTGATGAAAAAAATTCTGTTTGCTGTTGTTGTGACCCTGATTTTTTCTGTTTCCGCCCATGCTGAGAGCCATGCCGTCCGGTTCGGCATCCTGCCGGTCATCGATACGCTGCCGCTTCAGGTGGCGGTCAAGGACGGCCTGTTCGCGAAACATGGTCTGGATGTGGAGCTGGTCGGGTTCATGTCAGCTCTGGAGCGCGACACGGCTATGCAGACCGGCCGGATCGACGGTTATTTCGGCGACCTCATCGCCACATACATGCTTATACATCAGGGTGTTCCCATGCGCATAGCCCTGACCTCCTGGCGCACCACGCCCG from Pseudodesulfovibrio sp. S3 includes:
- a CDS encoding SO_0444 family Cu/Zn efflux transporter, with translation MDIILKILAESWHVLVEAAPYVLFGFFVAGLLKGFVSDAFMARHLGGKSIGSVLKAAVIGVPLPLCSCGVLPAALGLRRQGASKGATTAFMISTPETGVDSMAVTYALIDPVMMVIRPIAAMLTAVFAGVLVNAFPDKGDENPPLAVVANGPAPCVSGGCGCSSGSCSTAEDKSIRGRFLFGMDYAFGEMIGDIGRWLIVGVVIAGVIGAIVPTDALDQYVGTGFFSYLVMLVVALPLYVCATASTPIAASLLLKGLSPGAALVFLLAGPATNGATITVMLKTLGKRAAGIYVLSIIICSLGLAWATDQLYLALNLDIRAVVSTVDELLPHWMGVGAAVITLLLVARSFVRGHSHH
- a CDS encoding NAD-glutamate dehydrogenase domain-containing protein — protein: MTENLCVDPAKIQKKVVETLQESAAALVPWFYGDMPEYYFLTHTEDEQIKHLRALLSGMVREEKQSIALHSPCGSRVTHISPGGDMNALGWVLKGYVDKDIQIARSYSSRDDSIRLDTLVFGPQPLCAGDNDRVKDVLGMALKGEIGLEPGEIGGFEKFLGTVSEDYIEKFEAGRAIRHFKTCDCVENQERVQVLLEKDVHPGFDRISIAMVQPPRKALLLKVVNVFGNENIPVDRAYSDEFERGDKPSIAIMSFYLDRERIDLAEESEAWQRLKRQLEMCKWFAPHGLEALAYEEGWELGQVMLMQAAGEFAHQFLVRKDLHAYTSSKIVYAILKHRDIAQLLFDYFDVRFNPGFVGDREEAMAGQRKLVRAAIKNVGNSIHRNILTYIFKFFRYTLRTNYYLDHKLGLSFRLDPLILAPMPKAERPFGVYCFHGPYSFAFQVRYRDSARGGVRVVRTWSQEQFEIESNRLFDEVTKLASAQQFKNKDIPEGGSKAVILLGPEGNIDLAVKSMVDSFLDLLVIPQGSKEFVQPGIVDYLGREEIIFLGPDENITSEHIQWIADRAEKRGYKWPSAFMSSKPGAGIAHKKYGVTSEGVIVFADELLRTLNIDPKNEPFTVKLTGGPAGDVASNVMRILMREYGDNARIVAMTDGHGAAYDPDGMDHQELIRLMDGNLKAADFDKAKLKGEGALVVSVGDPDGTRIRNTLHNTAVADLFIPSGGRPDTMNMSNWKEFLRKDGTPSAKGIVEGANIFISSDARAELERVGVLVVPGPSANKTGVICSSYEILAGLILNEAEFMEIKDEYIVQLLDILRARARAEARLLMREFKLAGGARTITQLSFELSESINSLADRVLQVLESTVGKVADDPELVQVLLAYCPAVLVEKHRDRVVNDIPRGHQLALLAAYVSAKMLYQEGMGWADRLVSLRDVREVVFTYLAQEKTVIGLMAEVREAGLAHADLIDGILDFSGRKMLTLNRLGLG
- a CDS encoding metalloregulator ArsR/SmtB family transcription factor codes for the protein MQNVNSAKKAMLNERDFLFLAELFKALGDYTRVRILYALSVGELCVCALAEVLDMSQSAISHQLRLLRAARLVRYRKEGKNVFYSLDDNHVRNMVSQGLDHIREEG